The window NNNNNNNNNNNNNNNNNNNNNNNNNNNNNNNNNNNNNNNNNNNNNNNNNNNNNNNNNNNNNNNNNNNNNNNNNNNNNNNNNNNNNNNNNNNNNNNNNNNNNNNNNNNNNNNNNNNNNNNNNNNNNNNNNNNNNNNNNNNNNNNNNNNNNNNNNNNNNNNNNNNNNNNNNNNNNNNNNNNNNNNNNNNNNNNNNNNNNNNNNNNNNNNNNNNNNNNNNNNNNNNNNNNNNNNNNNNNNNNNNNNNNNNNNNNNNNNNNNNNNNNNNNNNNNNNNNNNNNNNNNNNNNNNNNNNNNNNNNNNNNNNNNNNNNNNNNNNNNNNNNNNNNNNNNNNNNNNNNNNNNNNNNNNNNNNNNNNNNNNNNNNNNNNNNNNNNNNNNNNNNNNNNNNNNNNNNNNNNNNNNNNNNNNNNNNNNNNNNNNNNNNNNNNNNNNNNNNNNNNNNNNNNNNNNNNNNNNNNNNNNNNNNNNNNNNNNNNNNNNNNNNNNNNNNNNNNNNNNNNNNNNNNNNNNNNNNNNNNNNNNNNNNNNNNNNNNNNNNNNNNNNNNNNNNNNNNNNNNNNNNNNNNNNNNNNNNNNNaaatttaaagttttaatttttagatatgcatcatttacaatttgataatttgacagattattaaaataggagaattgatattattattcatagatttgaatttatgtgatgtgtataagtcaatttgtctataatatttataatttattgtaaatagtgctttttaaatattacaagttcaattcctaaaccataaaatttataacattcgaaagtttaatcttattttgttatagttgttccaattcataattttttaaaaaataaacaattaaaaatatatctataaattaataattattaatttacactataaaataataattattaatttatagataaattaatatcactataaattaataaaatgtcttagtcccaaattattaatttatagaggttttactgtattgtGATGATATGAGCTTTGCATTATTGTTATGAGTTACGACCGGAATATGCCTGTTGAATATTTATTCTCTTATTAAAAAACCTTCAAGagtgtttttatatatagaaatgttCATTTTAATTTGACTGTATAAAGATACAAATGGTAGCATATGGTACGTCGTAATAATCACATGGAACAAGATTCCTCTTGAGATTCTTTATacctcttaactttttttttgtactattCTTATTTTAAATGTTAGTTTAATTGTTCACATTCTATAAGCATGTAATATGATAATTTGCATGAATATAAAAAACGATGTGTTGTCACGACGTACGACTACATAACCCCTGATTGTGAGACCGGAAGCTTCCGATGtcgtaatcttttttttatactaGTAgtaccatttttaaaaatatttggtgtctaacattattttttggtcaataatTTAATGACAGGTGGGTCTTCTTAACGTGGATGGTTACTACAACTCGCTGTTAACGTTTATAGATAAGGCTGTGGACGAAGGATTTATATCCCCAATGGCTCGTAGAATCATCGTCTCTGCACCGAACGCTAAAGAGTTGGTTCGACAACTCGAGGTATGAATGATTTTACTACATTCTGATAGAAGTGACATCGAATTCGTGATTTGTTAGACTCATTTTAGTACACTAAAATGTTATGTAGGAATACGAACCGGAGTTCGATGAGATAACATCAAAACTGGTTTGGGATGAAGTGGACCGGCTCAGTTATGTACCGGGTTCGGAGGTTGCTACGTAAAGGATAACATTATGGGGGagtttattttttggtaaaagtaaAGCAGTGTACAGCGGAAATTGaagttttttacctttttaacaTCCAAAGGAAAAGGTCggaaagaagacaaaaaataaaaaaaagtattgggGTCGTTTTGATAACGTTATTTTGTAGGGGAGGTTAATGTGTGAAGTGGATAAACCACGTGGGTAACTGCTAACCGCGTCTGTACCAAACCCCATCATCCCCACTTGTCTTTgtacattttggtttaatggaaaaAGAAGGATAGGGCTCTGTATCTCAAGAAAATGACAAAACGatccttttcttttgaatattttttaattctataattatctttttagtTCATCTTCTGCCTAATGTGTACATTATTtgaataattcaatttttttattttatttcactaGATAAATCGCATACGTGATACGATAATATATTTGTGGCCATTAGTAATAGTATAGAGAATATTCCGAGTTAAACGTATACGTATATACAACATAAACTAGTTGTCGGCTAAAGATGGAAATTTCATTAGCTTTCTGAGCACTTAAGTTAATCAAACAAACTATTCATAAAGTTATAATCCAAATCCAGAGACCTCACAGgctatttttttctaatttattctgccaagataaaataaatactcTGCCTTTGCATTGCATTCTAAACTATTTGCTCAAGTGAAAGACACAATCACACAAACTAGATAAAAGTAAAACATAGACAATCACACAAACTATAGTCAAAAATACTCTGCCTCTCAGTGCATTGCCCATCTACTTATATACTACTGTTATTGATTTAATCTATAGGGCTTGAAAGTTCTACTCTCTCTGTCTGCAGCAAACAGAGTCGGGTTTTCCAACATAAAACAAATGGGCTCCTGCAATACTATCAGGCCTCACCGCCTCAGCCCACTATTAATTCAGCAAATAAGTCCATGAAGTCTTCCACTCCTACAGTCCAGTCCCaccaaaaaaacagaggaatcagGTATCACAACATCACGCAAAAGGATTAGTGCACAAGTTAGCGATGTCATCTGCATCACCAAATCTCACTGCAAAAGGATTAGAGTTTCAGTTTTAAATCTACCTCTTGTCAAAGTGACAATGTAGGGCAAACAAAAGTGAAGTCCAGTGGGTAGAAAAATAGAATCACATACCTTTTTCCCCACTCATAGAGTTTCACCTGAAACCATTATAATAAGTCGATTACCAATTTTAGCTTCAGGATTGACCTTCGGTGGCTCTTTGAGTGCGTACATTAGGGGAAAAAATGGTTTAACACATGTTAAAGAAGGTTCAAGGTTGTATGGAATTGGAGTAATAAAGTATTGACTTAATTCTGCTATGGTCAAATACTCAGGTTTAAACTTAGGTTATGATACTTACTAATAAAGAGCTTCCCAATTCCTCTACAGGATTGACCTTagcttatgagttatgacacTAAGTCACTAACTAACTAGAACTATAGAAGCAGCATAAATGGTTTAACTGACACATGTTAAAGAAGGTTGACACACTAAGTACCTTGATGAACTCTTGATAAAAAATAACTGCCTCGAGGGATTATGCACCATTGgtaaaaaattgatttaggtGATAGTGAGTCGGAACGGTTCCTGATATGTatgaatcaaaatataaaaagactAAACTtaattattaggaaaaaataaatgattcttTAGGTTGGTTGGATCCGAATATATTTCCCATCTAATCTTCACATTCACATCTTTAAATCTTACTATAAAAATCTGTCCCTCTTgaattgtttatgttataaaattgaaGAGAAACTCatatcaaaaatagaaaaatggacAAAAAGTAGTAAACAatgataatttatattttcataaatttgtctctcttccaaccaaaacaataattcagaaaaaaatacaaataaaaagaaagtaaacgTCTctctttaataataaaaaataaataaaatacacacACAAAGATAGTGACAAATGTTCAAATCATAGACTTCAATAATTGAActcagaagaagaacaaaacccaaTCAGCCACACATATATTCACATAAACCCAaaaagagaagacgaagaagaagactttaaTGGAGATTATTCCGCCGTCACAATCTCCGGTAACACCACTCCGCCGTACAAAATCCATCCCCACCATGACGACTTCGAACACTCAAGAAATCCCTTTCGACATCGCTTCAACGCCGCCGTCTTCCTTCGACTACGACCTGATCACCACAAAACCATCTTCTTTCGTGGCCTACACGTCTCTCAGAGATatcatctcctcttcttctccgagTAACTCGTCGCTCGCTTTACCGATGATTTTTCACGGTAGCTGCTCTCCGGTTATTTCATCATCCGTCGGAGATATCTCGATTCGTAACCGTCTCGTTAAGCAAGCTGCTCTGTCTTATCTTCAACCAACGGCTTTGACTTCTTCCGACGATTCTCCTGGTTCTCAATTCTTCCGCCGCGTATGGCTTCAAATATCCGCCGGGTTACAGTTNNNNNNNNNNNNNNNNNNNNNNNNNNNNNNNNNNNNNNNNNNNNNNNNNNNNNNNNNNNNNNNNNNNNNNNNNNNNNNNNNNNNNNNNNNNNNNNNNNNNNNNNNNNNNNNNNNNNNNNNNNNNNNNNNNNNNNNNNNNNNNNNNNNNNNNNNNNNNNNNNNNNNNNNNNNNNNNNNNNNNNNNNNNNNNNNNNNNNNNNNNNNNNNNNNNNNNNNNNNNNNNNNNNNNNNNNNNNNNNNNNNNNNNNNNNNNNNNNNNNNNNNNNNNNNNNNNNNNNNNNNNNTAAATCTTACTATAAAAATCTGTCCCTCTTgaattgtttatgttataaaattgaaGAGAAACTCatatcaaaaatagaaaaatggacAAAAAGTAGTAAACAatgataatttatattttcataaatttgtctctcttccaaccaaaacaataattcagaaaaaaatacaaataaaaagaaagtaaacgTCTctctttaataataaaaaataaataaaatacacacACAAAGATAGTGACAAATGTTCAAATCATAGACTTCAATAATTGAActcagaagaagaacaaaacccaaTCAGCCACACATATATTCACATAAACCCAaaaagagaagacgaagaagaagactttaaTGGAGATTATTCCGCCGTCACAATCTCCGGTAACACCACTCCGCCGTACAAAATCCATCCCCACCATGACGACTTCGAACACTCAAGAAATCCCTTTCGACATCGCTTCAACGCCGCCGTCTTCCTTCGACTACGACCTGATCACCACAAAACCATCTTCTTTCGTGGCCTACACGTCTCTCAGAGACatcatctcctcttcttctccgagTAACTCGTCGCTCGCTTTACCGATGATTTTTCACGGTAGCTGCTCTCCGGTTATTTCATCCGTCGGAGATATCTCGATTCGTAATCGTCTCGTTAAGCAAGCTGCTCTGTCTTATCTTCAACCAACGGCTTTGACTTCTTCCGACGATTCTCCTGGTTCTCAATTCTTCCGCCGCGTTTGGCTTCAAATCTCCGCCGGGTTACAGTTCTTGAAACGTGTGTTTGATTGGATTTTTCAGTCGATTCGTGTTCCTTTGATtgtcaaatagttttttttgatttgtgaatACATTTGGAGTTTTTCAAGAATTGAACACAAAACTGTTtgatattacaataaaaaaaagtgttacaaaattggttttgttattgCAATTTCGGTGAACCGTCGGTTTACAATTTGGTTATTGAGATTGTGGGATTAGAAGTAGTAGCTGCACCTTCTTCTGCTAATAGCTTTAACGGAGGAACATAAATGTTTGTTGTCTGTCTTTTGACTTTGATCCGTTATTATTCTGCAGACAAAACAAGTGAATGCAGTTTGGTAAGAGTGGTTTGTCTAATACAGCaattctgtttgtttttttttaccttatgGATGACGAATTGTTGTTGGAGATGCCTAAAGATTTGAAGAGTCCAATGGTAGCCACATTGCCATAGTTGAACGATAACTAAATGTCCTCTGATCCTTAAAATAGTGATCCCCTGATCGATGTCTGACTGATGCTTAGTCATATACGGACATACTAGTGTTTCGTAGACGTAGCTAATTCCCTGTTAGAAACCGGAGAAAAGGAGAATGAAATATTGGTTTTTGTGTGAATTAGAAAAACGAATGTTCATGAGATTTTGCTTACTTGCATTGTACCTGTGATTTTGGGTACCATAGATAGATGAGAAGAGCGATTTTGATCTCGCCGTAGAATGGTAACCTGCAAGATGAATCAGAAGGTTTTGTAACAAAGGAACAATTGATGGATGGAGGTTTGTAAATTTCTGGCTACTACTAACCATGATACAGTGATGTCTCCTATTCTTTCAAACACTGTAAGAAGACCAACCAAGATCCTGCAAACCgaatatatgatttttgattAGGATTTAAGAGAATGAAATTCCTTatccataagaaaaaaaaaggaatcttcTTTATCTAACTATTGGTAAAGAGTTACCAATATTTGCACCAGTGTCTAAGTTCGTGAATCTcaagctttttcttttccacgCTTTTGTAGCATCCATATGCTGGGTACGCGTAACCCACAAGCAATCTACAAAAAAATTCCGAAAATCTAAGAGAGGGAAGACgaaaattgccaaaaaaaaaaattacaagatgaaggaaggagaagagatagAGAGGGTCTCTCACATTATGATTCTTGTAATGAAGTCTCCAAGCATCTTAGATCAACTAACAGAATTTAGTGTTATATAAAGTCTTGAATCAAATCCAAAACCCGGATAAACCGGTTCGTTCAGAgcataagaaaataagaagaagaaaccaaattagTTTTAGAATGAGATTCAGA is drawn from Camelina sativa cultivar DH55 chromosome 8, Cs, whole genome shotgun sequence and contains these coding sequences:
- the LOC104709914 gene encoding uncharacterized protein LOC104709914, giving the protein MEIIPPSQSPVTPLRRTKSIPTMTTSNTQEIPFDIASTPPSSFDYDLITTKPSSFVAYTSLRDIISSSSPSNSSLALPMIFHGSCSPVISSSVGDISIRNRLVKQAALSYLQPTALTSSDDSPGSQFFRRVWLQISAGLQETHIKNRKMDKK
- the LOC104708479 gene encoding HVA22-like protein j → MLGDFITRIIILLVGYAYPAYGCYKSVEKKKLEIHELRHWCKYWILVGLLTVFERIGDITVSWLPFYGEIKIALLIYLWYPKSQGISYVYETLVCPYMTKHQSDIDQGITILRIRGHLVIVQLWQCGYHWTLQIFRHLQQQFVIHKNNNGSKSKDRQQTFMFLR
- the LOC104708480 gene encoding uncharacterized protein LOC104708480; this translates as MEIIPPSQSPVTPLRRTKSIPTMTTSNTQEIPFDIASTPPSSFDYDLITTKPSSFVAYTSLRDIISSSSPSNSSLALPMIFHGSCSPVISSVGDISIRNRLVKQAALSYLQPTALTSSDDSPGSQFFRRVWLQISAGLQFLKRVFDWIFQSIRVPLIVK